The Mucilaginibacter yixingensis genome window below encodes:
- a CDS encoding type I polyketide synthase, whose protein sequence is MNYFSDTSDRQSSIVLNLYQQFEHQAQAVPDAIAVAHGDVMITYRELNDLSDALAIEINNAAVTSNILGVSASRGVYTIVSLLAILKSGKAYLPLDPSYPAERLRQIIAESGITHCIARSVENALFTDLGLRAINSDEKYPQATPLKIALENPLTYVLFTSGSTGKPKGVCMAGNALVNLLQWQQRYSASAPGFKTLQYAPLTFDVSFQEIFATLTTGGTLVLVDDETRLDPQRLLHYTDEQQINRIFLPFVALQYLTAAADDLLPRSLQEVMTAGEQLKITEQIVAFFKALRGCKLFNQYGPTESHVVTQLELTGDPELWPALPDIGVAIDHTEILILDEELKPVANGTQGELCISGVCLAQGYLNRPDLTAEKFIGYTSPQGQTKRIYRTGDLARVMENGNIEYLGRIDNQVKIRGNRVEPGEIEVVINKLDFVKQAVVVAREYGGGQKRLIAYLVAMGAEQNTQAVKKQAADNLPDYMVPSAFIWLDEFPQTSSGKVDRKALPAPIINRPELNTLYQAPSNQTQKRLAGLWADLLQYDKIGIHDNFFDLGGNSLLAINTVSALRSQFGYTVPVTRVYQSPTVAGIAAYIDGEQQQLVLPTQRKKNDAGDIAIIAMAGRFPGARNVAEFWELLKQGKEGVSFFTDAELDENIPDSLKNNSLYVKARGVLDTPGALDTAFFNLAPRMAELMDPQQRLFMEIAWEVLETAGYPPAQYGDGIGVWAGSANNSYYYNNILTNPEAVEQAGAFQVMTMNEKDYIATRTAYELNLKGPAVSVYSACSTSLLAVSQAVDALRNGYCKMALAGGVTITSPVKSGHLYNEGAMLSRDGHTRTFDSSATGTVFSDSAGIVLLKPLEDALNDGDTIYALIKGTGVNNDGSGKGSFTAPNAAGQAGAIASAIQDADISASDISYIEAHGTATPLGDPIELEGLKLAFGKQSKNQYCAIGSVKSNMGHMIAASGVAGLIKTALCLHHKVLVPSLFYNEANPAINFIDSPFKVNTQLRDWESTGKRNAGVSSFGVGGTNVHVVLQDFEQDTISAVSERPYQLLTWSAKSEYSRDAYAEALKTLDDQDNLADVAYTLQIGRTEFNRRRFVVAANHIDLKARLATPVSPLLVNTLKEKATEVAFMFPGQGAQYVGMGADLYLHEPVFKNAIDECAELIKQYAGYDIREVIYPTDSKGDKLSNLTQTYYIQPAIFTIEYALAQLWQSWGVQPAALLGHSIGEFVAAHLAGVFSLEDALKMITARAKLIQDLPEGKMLALRVPYQDIEKLLPEGLSIGVINAHNLTVVSGGPALITTFADALAEQNIPSRVLNVSHALHSPMMEAAIEPFKKVVLTVKLQTPRLPILSGVSGNWMTDAQATSADYWARHMRETVNFAATLKTLTEDNDKRILLEVGPGNVTATLAKNQADVKPNLVTVAGLDQQAASAYIPVLNALGRLWLHGINIDWNKFYYKQGRRKIAAPTYVFDRKNYWIKPGKVAQTTPTLPTPIPALAQTQESPVQHIIMREIVLANKIREIFEGASGIPMSQIPVDMSFAEAGFDSLLLTQIAMNLKKEFGVQITFRKLYEEYSTVSLLAQFLDESLPADKFQPIHSNGKPAVAPALTQLPVSGNGSSHLDLITQQLNLLAQQVALLQNSNGTLQTQVNGVAHHVPMQVTPQPSPNGITAEEMVEIKKPFGATARIDRQTTDLTDDKQDYLNNLTKRYNAKTGKSKAYTQQHRNGMADPRVVSGFRPATKEMVYPLVVNRSKGSHVWDLDGNDYIDALNGFGSNFLGYNMDFLKEAFQKQLEAGYEIGPQHELAGEVCQLINEFTGFERSALCNTGSEAVLGAMRMSRTVTGRSLIVAFAGSYHGINDEVLVRGTKVLKTVPAAPGIMPEVVQNMLILDYGTDESLEIIRQRAHELAAVLVEPVQSRRPEFQPVAFLKELRTITKASGTALIFDEVITGFRMHPGGAQAIFDIRADIGTYGKVIGGGMPIGVIAGVPEFMDALDGGTWQYGDGSVPEAGVTYFAGTFVRHPLALAGAKACLDYLKLKGLALQQGVNAKVKRLADALNATCIKYHLPLYIANFGSLWKIKFKYELAYGELLFTLMRYRNIHIWDIFPCFLTEAHTDAEIDAIINAFNESVEELMVAGFLPSETPEPEASDKLDPFNSPPEPGARLGRDEDGHPAWFVPNPDVPGKYLQIETKP, encoded by the coding sequence ATGAACTATTTTTCCGATACAAGCGATCGGCAAAGCTCTATTGTACTAAACCTATATCAGCAATTTGAACATCAGGCCCAAGCGGTGCCAGATGCTATAGCTGTTGCTCATGGTGATGTAATGATTACCTACAGGGAGCTTAATGACCTGTCTGATGCGCTTGCCATAGAAATAAATAACGCCGCCGTCACCAGTAATATATTGGGGGTAAGCGCCTCGCGCGGTGTGTATACCATTGTTTCGCTGCTGGCTATTCTTAAATCAGGGAAAGCTTATTTGCCACTTGATCCATCGTATCCGGCTGAACGCCTGAGACAGATTATTGCCGAATCTGGTATTACTCACTGTATTGCCCGCTCGGTAGAAAACGCACTATTTACTGATTTGGGACTGAGGGCCATTAACTCAGACGAGAAATATCCGCAGGCGACGCCGCTAAAAATTGCTTTAGAAAATCCTTTAACTTATGTATTGTTTACCTCTGGTTCTACCGGTAAACCGAAGGGCGTTTGCATGGCCGGCAATGCGCTGGTGAATTTGCTGCAGTGGCAGCAGCGCTACTCAGCATCGGCACCGGGTTTTAAAACCTTGCAATACGCGCCGCTGACGTTTGATGTTTCTTTTCAGGAGATATTTGCCACATTAACCACCGGCGGCACGCTGGTGTTGGTGGATGACGAAACACGGTTAGATCCGCAGCGTTTGCTGCATTATACAGATGAGCAGCAGATCAATCGCATTTTTCTGCCCTTTGTTGCCCTGCAATATTTAACCGCTGCTGCCGATGATCTGTTGCCTAGAAGCTTGCAGGAGGTAATGACGGCAGGCGAACAGCTCAAGATCACAGAGCAGATAGTGGCCTTCTTTAAAGCCCTTCGTGGTTGTAAATTGTTTAACCAATATGGCCCGACAGAAAGCCATGTGGTTACTCAATTGGAGTTAACCGGCGACCCAGAACTATGGCCAGCATTGCCGGATATTGGCGTTGCCATAGATCATACAGAGATTTTAATTCTCGATGAGGAATTAAAGCCAGTCGCCAATGGCACACAGGGCGAGCTTTGCATCAGCGGCGTTTGCCTGGCCCAAGGCTACTTGAACCGGCCCGATCTTACTGCCGAAAAATTCATAGGCTACACATCACCTCAGGGCCAAACTAAACGCATTTACCGTACCGGTGATTTGGCCCGTGTAATGGAGAACGGCAATATTGAATATCTGGGCCGCATAGATAATCAGGTAAAGATTCGTGGCAATAGGGTAGAGCCGGGTGAGATTGAGGTTGTCATCAACAAACTCGATTTTGTTAAGCAAGCCGTCGTTGTTGCCCGCGAGTATGGCGGCGGACAAAAACGCCTGATTGCTTATCTGGTAGCAATGGGTGCTGAACAGAATACGCAAGCCGTAAAAAAACAAGCTGCTGATAACCTGCCCGATTATATGGTTCCGTCGGCCTTTATCTGGCTTGATGAATTTCCACAAACCAGCAGTGGCAAGGTAGATCGTAAAGCTTTACCCGCGCCAATTATCAATAGACCCGAGTTAAACACATTATATCAGGCCCCATCAAATCAAACTCAAAAACGCCTAGCCGGGCTATGGGCCGATCTGTTACAGTATGATAAGATTGGCATTCATGACAATTTCTTCGACCTGGGAGGTAACTCACTTTTGGCTATCAATACCGTATCTGCGCTGCGCTCTCAATTTGGTTATACTGTGCCGGTTACCAGGGTGTATCAATCGCCTACGGTTGCAGGTATTGCCGCTTATATTGATGGTGAGCAGCAGCAATTGGTTTTACCAACTCAACGTAAGAAAAATGACGCAGGCGATATAGCCATCATTGCTATGGCCGGCCGCTTCCCCGGTGCCCGAAACGTTGCTGAGTTTTGGGAGCTGCTGAAACAAGGTAAAGAAGGCGTGAGTTTTTTTACTGATGCAGAACTTGATGAAAATATTCCTGACAGTCTAAAAAACAACTCATTATATGTAAAGGCCCGCGGCGTTTTAGATACCCCGGGCGCCCTTGATACCGCGTTTTTTAACCTGGCTCCGCGTATGGCCGAGCTAATGGATCCACAGCAGCGTCTGTTTATGGAAATTGCCTGGGAGGTACTAGAGACTGCAGGTTACCCTCCCGCACAATATGGTGACGGCATTGGGGTATGGGCAGGCAGCGCTAATAACTCTTATTACTATAACAATATTCTCACCAATCCAGAAGCGGTAGAACAAGCGGGCGCTTTCCAGGTGATGACGATGAACGAGAAGGATTATATCGCTACCCGCACCGCTTACGAACTCAATTTGAAAGGGCCGGCGGTGAGCGTGTATTCAGCATGTTCAACATCGTTATTGGCTGTTAGTCAGGCGGTGGATGCCTTGCGTAATGGGTATTGCAAAATGGCTTTGGCCGGCGGTGTTACTATTACATCGCCCGTAAAAAGCGGCCATTTGTACAATGAAGGCGCAATGCTGAGTCGTGATGGGCACACCCGTACATTTGACTCCTCAGCAACCGGCACTGTATTTAGTGATAGTGCAGGTATTGTATTGTTAAAGCCTTTAGAAGATGCTTTAAACGACGGCGATACCATCTATGCGCTTATTAAAGGAACCGGCGTTAATAACGATGGCTCCGGCAAAGGCAGCTTCACCGCACCAAATGCAGCCGGACAGGCCGGTGCTATTGCATCTGCCATACAAGATGCTGATATCTCCGCATCAGACATTAGCTACATTGAAGCCCACGGAACGGCCACACCACTGGGCGACCCGATAGAGCTGGAAGGATTGAAGCTGGCCTTTGGTAAGCAGAGTAAGAATCAATACTGCGCCATTGGGTCAGTAAAAAGCAACATGGGGCACATGATTGCCGCATCTGGCGTAGCCGGTTTAATTAAGACCGCGCTTTGTTTGCATCATAAAGTGTTGGTGCCATCATTGTTTTATAATGAAGCAAACCCGGCTATCAACTTTATAGATAGCCCATTTAAGGTAAACACTCAATTGAGGGACTGGGAGAGTACCGGCAAACGCAACGCCGGTGTAAGCTCTTTTGGGGTTGGCGGCACAAACGTGCATGTGGTGTTGCAGGATTTTGAGCAGGATACTATTTCTGCCGTAAGCGAACGCCCTTATCAACTACTCACCTGGTCTGCCAAAAGTGAATACAGTCGTGATGCTTATGCGGAAGCATTAAAGACACTGGATGATCAGGATAATCTGGCTGATGTGGCCTACACCCTTCAAATCGGCCGTACGGAGTTTAACCGCCGCCGTTTTGTGGTAGCAGCAAATCATATCGATTTAAAAGCAAGATTAGCAACGCCGGTATCGCCTTTGCTGGTAAATACACTTAAAGAGAAAGCCACCGAAGTTGCCTTTATGTTCCCTGGTCAGGGGGCGCAATATGTGGGTATGGGGGCAGATCTTTACCTGCATGAGCCGGTGTTTAAAAATGCCATTGACGAGTGTGCTGAATTGATTAAGCAATATGCTGGTTATGATATCAGGGAAGTAATATATCCTACTGATAGTAAGGGAGATAAATTAAGCAATCTAACACAGACGTACTATATCCAACCGGCCATATTTACTATTGAATATGCGTTGGCACAGCTATGGCAAAGCTGGGGCGTGCAGCCTGCCGCATTGTTGGGGCACAGTATTGGCGAGTTTGTGGCTGCGCACCTGGCAGGCGTTTTCAGCCTGGAAGATGCCTTGAAGATGATTACCGCCCGCGCCAAACTCATTCAGGATTTGCCTGAGGGTAAAATGCTGGCGTTGCGGGTGCCCTATCAGGATATTGAAAAGCTTTTGCCTGAGGGATTGTCTATCGGCGTCATCAACGCTCACAACCTCACCGTAGTTTCCGGCGGACCTGCTTTGATAACCACTTTTGCCGATGCGCTTGCTGAACAAAATATACCATCGCGCGTGTTGAATGTGAGTCATGCGCTGCATTCGCCGATGATGGAGGCCGCCATTGAACCATTTAAAAAGGTGGTGTTGACGGTTAAATTGCAAACGCCAAGACTGCCGATACTATCGGGTGTAAGCGGCAACTGGATGACTGATGCCCAGGCTACCAGCGCCGACTATTGGGCGCGCCACATGCGCGAAACGGTGAACTTCGCGGCAACACTAAAAACACTAACAGAAGATAACGATAAACGTATCCTGTTAGAGGTAGGCCCCGGTAACGTAACCGCCACACTTGCTAAAAATCAGGCAGATGTTAAACCAAACTTGGTAACTGTTGCCGGGTTAGACCAGCAAGCAGCATCAGCTTATATTCCGGTTCTAAATGCTTTGGGCCGGTTGTGGTTACATGGCATTAATATAGATTGGAATAAGTTTTATTATAAGCAGGGCCGTCGTAAGATAGCTGCACCAACATATGTGTTTGACCGGAAAAATTACTGGATCAAACCGGGCAAAGTGGCACAAACTACACCAACTTTGCCTACCCCAATACCTGCACTAGCACAAACTCAAGAGTCCCCCGTACAACATATTATAATGAGAGAAATTGTTTTAGCCAACAAGATCCGTGAGATATTTGAAGGCGCGTCTGGCATCCCCATGAGCCAAATACCAGTTGATATGAGCTTTGCCGAGGCCGGATTTGACTCCCTGCTGCTCACGCAGATAGCCATGAACCTAAAGAAGGAGTTTGGCGTGCAAATTACCTTCCGCAAGTTGTATGAGGAGTATAGTACGGTGAGTTTGCTGGCGCAATTTTTAGATGAAAGTCTGCCTGCGGATAAGTTTCAACCGATACACAGCAACGGCAAACCAGCGGTGGCCCCGGCCTTAACGCAATTACCGGTATCAGGTAACGGCTCTTCGCATCTGGATCTGATTACGCAACAATTGAATCTGCTGGCTCAGCAGGTGGCTTTATTGCAAAATAGTAATGGTACTCTCCAAACACAAGTTAACGGCGTAGCGCATCACGTACCGATGCAGGTAACGCCACAACCATCTCCCAATGGCATTACTGCCGAAGAAATGGTAGAAATCAAAAAGCCATTCGGTGCTACAGCCCGGATTGATAGACAAACTACTGATCTAACGGACGATAAGCAGGATTATCTAAATAATCTCACCAAACGTTATAACGCCAAAACAGGTAAGAGCAAAGCTTATACCCAACAGCATCGCAATGGCATGGCTGATCCTCGTGTGGTTTCGGGCTTCCGTCCGGCTACTAAGGAGATGGTGTATCCATTGGTAGTTAATCGCTCTAAAGGCAGCCATGTTTGGGATCTGGATGGTAATGATTACATCGACGCGTTAAACGGTTTTGGCTCAAACTTTTTGGGCTATAACATGGATTTCCTGAAAGAGGCCTTCCAGAAACAGCTGGAAGCAGGCTACGAAATCGGTCCACAGCATGAGTTGGCTGGCGAAGTCTGCCAACTGATTAATGAGTTTACCGGGTTTGAGCGCTCGGCTTTGTGTAATACAGGGTCTGAAGCGGTGTTGGGCGCTATGCGCATGTCACGTACAGTTACTGGTCGCTCGTTAATTGTGGCCTTTGCAGGTTCATATCATGGCATTAATGATGAAGTGTTGGTGCGAGGTACCAAGGTCTTAAAAACCGTTCCTGCTGCTCCGGGCATTATGCCCGAGGTGGTGCAGAATATGCTGATACTGGATTACGGTACCGATGAATCATTGGAGATTATCCGTCAGCGTGCGCATGAATTGGCCGCCGTACTGGTAGAACCAGTTCAAAGCCGTCGACCGGAATTTCAGCCTGTAGCGTTTTTGAAAGAACTGCGCACTATTACCAAAGCTTCTGGCACAGCTCTGATCTTTGACGAGGTGATCACCGGCTTCCGTATGCATCCGGGTGGTGCACAAGCTATTTTTGATATCAGGGCCGATATTGGCACCTACGGTAAGGTTATTGGCGGCGGTATGCCAATTGGTGTTATTGCCGGCGTTCCCGAATTTATGGATGCCCTGGACGGCGGCACCTGGCAATATGGCGATGGCTCGGTACCCGAGGCTGGCGTAACCTACTTTGCCGGTACTTTTGTACGCCATCCGTTAGCGCTGGCGGGGGCTAAGGCCTGTCTGGATTACCTTAAACTGAAAGGTCTGGCGTTGCAGCAAGGCGTTAACGCCAAGGTAAAACGCTTAGCCGATGCGCTGAATGCAACCTGTATTAAATATCATTTACCGCTATATATCGCCAACTTTGGTTCGCTATGGAAGATAAAGTTTAAATATGAGCTGGCTTATGGCGAGTTGTTATTTACACTGATGCGTTATCGTAACATCCACATCTGGGATATTTTTCCATGCTTTCTTACCGAAGCACATACCGACGCAGAGATTGACGCTATAATCAACGCTTTTAACGAAAGTGTAGAAGAATTGATGGTTGCCGGCTTTTTACCATCAGAGACGCCTGAGCCAGAGGCATCGGATAAACTTGATCCGTTTAACTCGCCGCCAGAACCTGGTGCAAGATTAGGAAGAGATGAAGACGGCCATCCAGCGTGGTTTGTACCGAATCCTGATGTGCCGGGAAAATATTTGCAGATAGAAACTAAACCTTAA
- a CDS encoding non-ribosomal peptide synthetase, whose protein sequence is MSLLTEEPVYKLKPVEFDPFAGPELLLIAPATEPQIEIWLSCKIGGVEASCAFNESFSLTLTGSFNVAAFENAVHSLIDRHESLRALFSPDGTRMCIYRYLQPAYHFEDISGKDEKGQEQAIKDYLYRNSQTAFDLVFGPLFRVKLFKRTAERHHLTLTLHHIICDGWSFGVILQELGNLYSAHAMGLTPNLPPAPKFSSYAAEQVDFQESATYADAEKFWLEQYQTRPPVLNLPSDQERPSLRTYTSGHYHSSIDETLAAAVKKLGFAAGASVLTTLLAAFEVFMQQQTGCNDVVVGVPSAGQPAIGLQGLVGHCVNLLPIRSFEPDDICFIDYLKRRRGEILDVYDHQLITFGGLLKKLNLPRDPSRVPLVPVVFNSDMGMDSGISFHGIKHELKSNARRSENFEIFINLNDIGKGLNIEWSYNAQLFNQAGIEKLATNFEVLLRTFTTDPRAHIKTSGLPAEPVKIDTITQWNKTETWYPKEKPLHTLISEIAAKYDDKPAVVAGSVRISYRQLDERSNQLTRLLVDRGISKGDIVGLAVERSVEMIITLLAIMKAGGTYVPIDPEYPADRIAYMLEDSSAKMLIVSERIQEQINSPAQVLTLESALKQSASKMSTPVEVDVKGTDIAYVLYTSGSTGKPKGVQIAHYNLVNFLVGMQAQPGIAADDKLLAVTTISFDIAGLEMYLPLVTGATVYIASADEARDGRRLLEIVKAEGITLMQATPYSWKMMLEAGWDNRLQLKALCGGEPLPKELAARLLPKCKALWNMYGPTETTIWSTVKEITLEDGDITIGKPIANTQVYILDEKLNILPAGVTGEIFIAGDGVSPGYLHRPELTADRFVIDPFTATTGSKMYRTGDLGKYLPNGELLCLGRVDFQVKIRGYRIEVQEIEHNLHQINEIKDAVVDARKDASGNLALVAYVVSQQFLPDTRTAIQNWRNALRENLPEYMVPQYFMVVEEFPLTPNGKINRKALPEPDHNQARMAYAAPRTSIEQLVADIWRRYLGIEKIGIYDDFFELGGHSLIAVEIMTALQKETGKNLPLASLFQHSTIEQLALLLKIDGKSVSWDSLVPIKPVGSKMPLYIVHGAGLNVLLFNTLAMNMDSDQPVYGLQARGLNGIDEPYDKMEDIAGHYVNEIIAQNPNGPYALAGYSFGGIIAYEMAKQLEARGKQVKLLAMFDTYAYRSDYYDLWLKKYFNRIRFFIMQILHSFVLLAKSPKRTIEYKSEMIRRRIVTFKRKFQGADGPKEGFSGYSHKIDEANELAERNYKLAPYPIRVELFRAQKITFYMDDFENLGWKPYALKGVSIHEIPGEHNYIFAPPNDKAFARILQDCLNKASSATA, encoded by the coding sequence GTGTCGCTGCTAACTGAAGAACCTGTATATAAATTAAAACCGGTAGAATTTGACCCTTTTGCCGGCCCTGAATTACTGCTGATAGCCCCGGCCACAGAGCCGCAGATAGAAATATGGCTATCGTGCAAAATTGGTGGGGTAGAAGCCAGCTGTGCCTTTAATGAGAGTTTTAGTCTTACGCTAACCGGCTCATTCAATGTGGCAGCATTTGAAAATGCGGTGCATAGTTTGATAGATCGTCATGAATCACTACGGGCGCTGTTTAGTCCGGATGGCACCAGGATGTGTATCTATCGTTATCTGCAGCCTGCTTATCATTTTGAAGATATTTCTGGTAAAGATGAAAAAGGACAGGAACAGGCTATTAAAGATTATCTATACAGAAACTCTCAAACGGCGTTCGACCTGGTTTTTGGGCCTTTGTTTCGCGTTAAATTATTCAAACGAACTGCAGAGCGGCACCATCTGACATTAACGCTACATCACATTATTTGCGATGGTTGGTCGTTCGGGGTGATTCTGCAGGAGTTGGGCAACTTGTATTCAGCTCACGCGATGGGCCTGACGCCTAATCTGCCACCCGCACCCAAATTTAGCAGCTATGCTGCCGAGCAGGTGGACTTTCAGGAAAGCGCGACGTATGCCGATGCTGAAAAATTCTGGCTGGAGCAATATCAAACCCGGCCACCGGTGCTCAACCTGCCGTCAGATCAGGAACGACCCTCGTTACGCACCTATACCAGCGGACATTATCATTCGTCTATAGATGAAACCTTGGCGGCTGCCGTTAAAAAACTTGGTTTTGCGGCAGGGGCCAGTGTGCTTACCACGTTATTAGCCGCTTTTGAGGTTTTTATGCAGCAGCAAACCGGCTGCAATGATGTGGTTGTTGGTGTGCCATCGGCTGGTCAGCCCGCTATTGGATTGCAAGGGCTGGTAGGCCATTGCGTTAATCTGTTACCCATTCGAAGCTTTGAGCCCGATGATATCTGCTTTATTGATTACCTGAAGCGCCGCCGCGGCGAAATTCTGGATGTATATGATCATCAGCTGATTACCTTTGGCGGCTTACTCAAGAAGCTGAATCTGCCACGCGATCCATCCCGGGTTCCGCTTGTGCCTGTAGTGTTTAATAGCGATATGGGTATGGACTCAGGCATCAGCTTTCACGGCATTAAACATGAGCTGAAAAGCAATGCCCGACGCTCGGAGAATTTTGAGATTTTTATCAACCTAAACGATATTGGTAAAGGCTTGAACATAGAGTGGTCATACAACGCTCAACTGTTCAATCAGGCTGGAATTGAAAAGCTGGCGACTAATTTTGAGGTGTTGTTGAGGACGTTTACAACCGACCCCCGTGCGCATATCAAGACCTCTGGATTGCCTGCCGAGCCAGTGAAGATAGATACTATTACGCAATGGAATAAAACCGAAACCTGGTATCCGAAAGAGAAACCACTACATACGCTGATTAGCGAAATAGCGGCTAAGTATGATGATAAACCTGCGGTTGTGGCAGGTAGCGTTAGAATTTCTTATCGCCAGTTGGATGAACGATCTAATCAATTGACCCGATTGCTGGTTGATAGGGGGATTAGCAAAGGCGACATTGTGGGCCTGGCAGTAGAGCGTTCAGTCGAAATGATTATTACGCTGTTGGCAATCATGAAAGCAGGCGGCACCTATGTACCTATCGATCCCGAATACCCGGCTGATCGGATTGCCTACATGCTGGAGGATTCATCAGCCAAAATGCTGATTGTTTCAGAGCGTATTCAGGAGCAGATCAATAGCCCGGCACAGGTATTGACTTTGGAATCTGCATTAAAACAGAGCGCATCCAAAATGTCAACACCGGTAGAAGTAGATGTTAAAGGCACTGATATTGCTTATGTGCTTTATACCTCAGGCTCTACTGGTAAACCCAAAGGGGTACAAATAGCGCACTATAATCTGGTTAATTTTCTGGTAGGTATGCAGGCGCAACCAGGCATTGCCGCTGATGATAAGTTACTGGCGGTAACCACTATCTCATTTGATATTGCCGGTTTGGAAATGTACCTGCCTTTGGTGACAGGCGCCACGGTGTATATTGCCAGTGCCGATGAAGCCCGTGACGGTCGCCGACTATTGGAAATAGTGAAAGCCGAAGGAATCACGCTGATGCAGGCAACGCCTTATAGTTGGAAAATGATGCTAGAGGCTGGGTGGGATAATCGACTACAATTAAAGGCGTTATGTGGTGGCGAACCTTTGCCTAAAGAACTGGCCGCGCGTCTGTTGCCCAAATGCAAAGCCTTATGGAATATGTACGGGCCGACGGAAACTACCATTTGGTCGACCGTTAAGGAAATCACTTTAGAGGACGGCGATATTACAATTGGCAAGCCTATTGCCAACACGCAGGTTTATATTCTGGATGAAAAGCTGAATATCTTACCTGCCGGCGTTACAGGCGAGATCTTTATAGCCGGTGACGGCGTATCGCCGGGGTATCTGCATCGGCCGGAACTAACTGCCGATCGTTTTGTAATCGATCCATTTACCGCAACAACCGGTAGCAAAATGTATCGTACCGGCGATTTGGGCAAGTATCTGCCAAATGGAGAACTGCTTTGTTTGGGCCGGGTAGATTTCCAGGTGAAGATTCGTGGCTATAGAATAGAAGTTCAGGAAATTGAACATAACCTGCATCAAATCAATGAAATAAAAGATGCAGTTGTAGACGCTCGTAAAGATGCATCGGGTAACCTGGCGTTGGTGGCTTATGTGGTTTCACAACAATTTTTACCCGATACCCGTACTGCAATACAGAACTGGCGCAATGCGCTGCGTGAAAATCTGCCGGAGTATATGGTTCCGCAGTATTTTATGGTGGTCGAAGAGTTTCCGCTTACTCCCAATGGCAAGATTAACCGCAAGGCGCTACCAGAGCCAGATCACAATCAGGCACGCATGGCTTATGCCGCGCCCCGCACTTCTATAGAGCAATTGGTGGCTGACATCTGGAGGAGGTATCTGGGTATAGAGAAAATTGGCATTTACGATGATTTCTTCGAGCTGGGCGGTCACTCGCTTATTGCCGTGGAAATTATGACTGCCTTGCAAAAAGAAACAGGTAAAAATTTACCATTAGCCAGTTTATTTCAGCATTCTACTATAGAGCAATTGGCGTTGCTGTTGAAGATTGACGGTAAATCGGTATCCTGGGATTCATTGGTGCCTATCAAACCTGTCGGTAGCAAAATGCCGCTTTATATAGTGCACGGCGCTGGCTTAAATGTGTTATTATTCAATACACTGGCCATGAACATGGATTCGGATCAACCGGTTTATGGCCTGCAGGCCAGGGGATTAAATGGCATCGATGAACCGTATGACAAGATGGAAGACATTGCAGGGCATTACGTTAATGAAATCATCGCTCAAAACCCCAACGGGCCTTATGCGCTGGCTGGATACTCATTTGGTGGTATTATTGCTTATGAAATGGCCAAGCAACTGGAAGCCCGCGGTAAACAGGTGAAACTACTTGCAATGTTTGATACTTATGCCTATAGGTCAGATTATTATGATCTTTGGTTAAAGAAGTATTTTAACAGAATTCGATTCTTTATTATGCAGATCCTTCACTCATTTGTGCTGCTGGCAAAATCGCCTAAACGAACTATTGAGTATAAAAGCGAGATGATTCGTCGAAGGATCGTAACCTTCAAACGGAAATTTCAGGGAGCGGATGGGCCGAAGGAGGGCTTTTCAGGGTATTCGCATAAAATCGACGAGGCTAATGAACTTGCCGAGCGCAATTACAAGCTTGCACCATACCCAATCCGGGTAGAATTATTCAGGGCGCAGAAGATTACCTTTTACATGGATGATTTTGAAAACCTGGGCTGGAAACCTTATGCGCTGAAAGGCGTAAGCATACACGAAATTCCCGGCGAGCATAATTATATCTTTGCGCCGCCAAATGATAAAGCTTTTGCGCGTATCTTGCAAGATTGTTTAAATAAAGCATCATCGGCAACGGCATAG